In Vespula vulgaris chromosome 7, iyVesVulg1.1, whole genome shotgun sequence, a single window of DNA contains:
- the LOC127064996 gene encoding protein HEXIM1-like — translation MQSRINQTWRFGRCLRSSRTERSCETRKVAVHELVLLTVMSTCATVNRPILVNITNMEDQSAKETVEKASDGIEDGVHDAKGVKEVSTPAASSLLSSRQVSRSSGENADTKARHNGKNWPKSLIRRCGKFESGSGSGDQDGGTQEDGLDIVTKKRKTRRGKPKHKKLKPYPKQQLSYQQRARCRSIGRLAKTGRQIRAPYNTTQFLMDDHSDLPDLDQKLSIAASSDFGVTTFQKPPAPSRTRDSSFSIDSDEDYFYSSPEDEEEFLTKEFSSAYEDLHAERLSTLSKSELIQEYLQLEAKVDLLTKRLRGKNISQTEDKEIDNKNGLTTESEVAKKLKICQQHIDDLLKQNEQLKRENEALRAQRHGSSVSSVDSESDSDSTSNGNRSICSCPFRNTEYSPEHVSCKCRQENSDKDSSSECSTDSKSDCSDITRSTTSTPPIIVTNGHVVINEINGLPT, via the exons ATGC AATCACGGATAAATCAAACATGGCGATTCGGTCGCTGTTTACGGTCAAGTCGTACGGAACGTAGTTGTGAGACTAGGAAGGTCGCTGTGCATGAGCTTGTGCTTTTAACGGTGATGAGTACTTGTGCCACCGTAAATCGACCGATTTTAgttaatattacgaatatgGAGGACCAAAGCGCGAAGGAAACGGTGGAAAAAGCGTCGGACGGTATCGAAGATGGTGTACACGACGCGAAGGGCGTAAAAGAGGTCTCGACGCCCGCGGCGTCATCGCTCCTCTCTTCGAGACAAGTGTCGCGATCTAGCGGCGAAAATGCCGATACAAAAGCTCGCCATAACGGCAAAAAC tGGCCTAAATCTTTGATTCGAAGATGTGGTAAATTTGAAAGCGGCAGTGGTAGTGGGGACCAAGATGGTGGAACGCAAGAAGATGGCTTGGACATAgtcacaaaaaaaaggaagactcGTAGAGGGAAACCTAAGCACAAAAAATTGAAACCCTATCCAAAACAACAACTCTCTTATCAACAACGAGCACGTTGTAGATCGATTGGAAGACTTGCAAAAACTGGTAGGCAAATCCGAGCACCTTATAATACAACGCAGTTTCTTATGGATGATCATAGTGACTTGCCTGATCTTGATCAAAAATTATCAATAGCTGCATCTTCAGATTTTGGAGTTACTACTTTTCAGAAACCCCCAGCACCATCTCGTACTAGAGATTCCAGTTTCAGCATTGACTCAGATGAAGACTACTTTTACTCTTCCCcagaggatgaagaagaatttTTGACAAAAGAGTTTTCTAGTGCATATGAAGATCTTCACGCAGAAAGACTGAGCACATTGAGTAAATCTGAATTAATACaagaatatttacaattagagGCCAAAGTAGACTTACTCACTAAAAGATTACGTGGGAAGAATATCAGTCAGACAGAagacaaagagatagataataaGAATGGATTAACTACTGAATCTGAAGTAgcaaaaaagttaaaaatctGTCAGCAACATATTgatgatttattaaaacagAATGAACaactaaaaagagaaaatgaagcaTTGAGAGCACAAAGGCATGGTAGTTCTGTCTCCAGTGTAGACAGTGAAAGCGATAGTGATAGTACAAGTAATGGAAATCGTAGTATATGCAGTTGTCCTTTCAGGAATACAGAATATTCTCCAGAACACGTATCGTGTAAATGTAGACAAGAGAACAGTGATAAAGATAGTAGCTCAGAGTGTAGTACTGACAGTAAGAGTGATTGTTCTGATATTACTCGTAGTACAACTTCAACACCACCAATTATTGTTACAAATGGACACGTAGttataaatgaaatcaatGGCCTACCTACATAA